One segment of Candidatus Dojkabacteria bacterium DNA contains the following:
- a CDS encoding MscL family protein — MKQEIKQKESPVVKEKEKPRFGVRDFIEFLKNTKTIIAFSIAIISGNAVNELVSALVNGIITPAIELIIPKGEFETITVKIAESEFLIGQLISAAINLFIILVLIYIFAKFVSKDDDLLNQAVVKKAKATVKKTK; from the coding sequence ATGAAACAGGAGATAAAACAAAAAGAGTCACCAGTTGTCAAAGAGAAGGAAAAACCGAGATTCGGAGTAAGAGATTTTATTGAATTTCTAAAAAACACCAAGACCATTATTGCCTTTTCTATTGCAATAATAAGTGGAAATGCAGTAAACGAACTTGTTTCGGCCCTTGTAAACGGAATTATTACACCCGCAATCGAACTTATAATTCCTAAGGGAGAATTTGAAACAATAACCGTTAAGATTGCAGAAAGTGAATTCCTAATCGGACAATTAATCTCGGCTGCTATTAACCTATTTATAATTCTTGTGCTTATATATATATTCGCAAAATTTGTCTCGAAAGATGACGATCTACTTAATCAAGCTGTTGTAAAAAAGGCAAAAGCAACTGTCAAAAAGACAAAATAA